The following are from one region of the Phyllostomus discolor isolate MPI-MPIP mPhyDis1 chromosome 9, mPhyDis1.pri.v3, whole genome shotgun sequence genome:
- the ZNF217 gene encoding zinc finger protein 217 — protein MPTQSLLVYMDGPEVIGSPLGTQVGLDDAVSVKGAAAVPFRATQEKSVIQIEGYTPLDCMFCSQTFAHSEDLNKHVLTQHRPTLCEPAVLRVEAEYLSPLDKTRVRTEPPKDKGGKDSEDLSCEVCGQTFRAAFDVEVHMKKHKDSFTYGCHVCGRRFKEPWFLKNHMRTHNGKSGAKGKLQQGADGPATINEVVQEQAAESVSSPYKICMVCGFLFPNKESLIDHRKMHTKDSASGGSGAPGDAQRAGTLAPGEEFLRFLNLRPAARPETVTQPARWIPQLDPFTTYQAWQLATKGKVAVCREVKEHRGQEGSTDNDDSDKEELGEIWSAGKSHPEGSGKSRTGRGGCAGLAHDKEKPRHANGEVPSGDSDPKLPSSKEKPTHCSECGKAFRTYHQLVLHSRVHKKDRRVDAESPTMAADGRQLRTCSPDLTGTLDEHGAGDRDGGSEDGSEDGLPEGLHADKNDDGGKIKHLTSSRECSYCGKFFRSNYYLNIHLRTHTGEKPYKCEFCDYAAAQKTSLRYHLERHHKDKQVDAAAEVKSDGKSQEAEDALLAADSAQTKNLKRFFDGAKDVKGSPPAKQLKGMAPAFQSVLGSAVLSPVHKDTQDFSKNATEDNADKMSKNPMPAHLEALKKRPAVEPQAGSLLCRTEGGIPPLPRPDAPAARSAGAVKLEVAADSSGKPSVDCQDKPLNLSLGPLHSCPAISLSKSLIPSITCPFCTFKTFYPEVLMMHQRLEHKYNPDAHKNCRGKSWLRSRRTGCPPALLGKDVPPLSSFPKPKPKPAFPAQPKTLLLEKGKPGPPGPSKAPLTSGTDSSTLAPSNLKSHRPPSGVGVQGAPAARQQPTEMFPKSGVSPALEKTKRLEAKFKAPGVSVSQPALGSSAVNGSDFAVKHDGPWAAPGRDYFCGGRSAGGAGPELGEPLPKRPKTGPAALDVEQPGPHYRRGLDLPKYQAVRGITSLLPQEYSCPPAAVLPPRPRFLASGEIDSANVLTVHKPYGGPGPLYTCAPAGAAAGAALEGKRPVSYQHLSSSMLQKRNYESFIGSAHYRPNDKKT, from the exons ATGCCGACTCAGTCCCTCTTGGTGTACATGGACGGTCCGGAAGTCATCGGCAGTCCTCTCGGCACCCAGGTGGGGCTGGATGACGCCGTGTCGGTAAAGGGGGCCGCTGCCGTCCCCTTCAGAGCCACACAGGAGAAGAGCGTCATCCAGATCGAAGGCTACACGCCCTTGGACTGCATGTTCTGCAGTCAGACCTTCGCGCACTCTGAAGACCTCAACAAACACGTCTTGACGCAGCACCGGCCCACCCTCTGCGAGCCCGCGGTCCTGCGCGTGGAGGCCGAGTACCTCAGCCCTCTGGATAAGACCCGGGTGCGCACGGAGCCTCCCAAGGACAAGGGCGGCAAAGACAGCGAGGACTTGAGCTGTGAGGTGTGTGGGCAGACGTTCAGAGCCGCTTTCGACGTGGAGGTCCACATGAAGAAACACAAGGACTCTTTCACCTACGGGTGCCACGTGTGCGGACGGAGGTtcaaggagccctggttcctgAAGAACCACATGCGGACGCACAACGGCAAGTCGGGGGCCAAGGGCAAGCTGCAGCAGGGCGCCGACGGCCCGGCCACCATCAACGAGGTGGTCCAGGAGCAGGCCGCCGAGAGCGTCTCCTCTCCTTACAAGATCTGCATGGTTTGTGGCTTCCTATTTCCAAACAAAGAAAGCCTCATTGATCACAGGAAGATGCACACCAAAGACTCGGCCTCCGGCGGCAGCGGCGCTCCGGGGGACGCTCAGCGGGCGGGGACGCTGGCGCCCGGGGAGGAGTTCCTGCGGTTCCTGAACCTGAGGCCCGCGGCGCGGCCCGAGACCGTGACGCAGCCCGCCAGGTGGATACCGCAGCTCGACCCCTTCACCACCTACCAGGCCTGGCAGCTGGCCACCAAGGGCAAGGTCGCCGTCTGCCGGGAGGTGAAGGAGCACCGCGGGCAGGAAGGGAGCACCGACAACGACGATTCGGACAAGGAAGAGCTGGGAGAAATCTGGAGTGCCGGCAAGAGCCACCCCGAAGGTTCCGGGAAGTCCAGGACGGGCAGGGGCGGTTGCGCAGGCCTCGCGCACGACAAGGAGAAGCCCAGACACGCCAACGGCGAAGTGCCTTCCGGGGACTCGGACCCCAAGCTGCCCAGCAGCAAGGAGAAGCCCACGCATTGCTCCGAGTGCGGCAAGGCTTTCCGGACCTACCACCAGCTGGTGCTGCACTCCAGGGTCCACAAGAAGGACCGGAGGGTGGACGCGGAGTCGCCGACCATGGCCGCGGACGGGAGGCAGCTGCGGACGTGCTCCCCAGACCTCACCGGCACCCTGGACGAGCACGGGGCCGGGGACCGCGACGGCGGCTCCGAGGACGGGTCCGAGGACGGGCTCCCCGAAGGACTGCACGCGG ataAAAACGACGATGGAGGCAAGATAAAGCATCTCACGTCCTCAAGAGAATGTAGTTACTGTGGGAAGTTCTTCCGTTCCAATTATTACCTCAATATTCATCTCAGAACGCACACAG GGGAAAAACCATACAAATGTGAATTCTGTGACTACGCTGCGGCCCAGAAGACCTCGCTGCGGTACCACTTGGAGAGACATCACAAAGATAAGCAGGTCGACGCGGCCGCCGAGGTCAAGAGTGACGGGAAAAGCCAGGAGGCCGAAGATGCACTACTCGCCGCTGACAGTGCGCAaaccaaaaatttgaaaagatttttcgATGGTGCCAAAGATGTTAAAGGCAGCCCACCTGCCAAGCAACTTAAGGGGATGGCCCCTGCCTTTCAGAGTGTCCTGGGCAGCGCTGTCCTCTCGCCAGTACACAAAGATACTCAGGATTTCAGTAAAAATGCAACCGAAGACAACGCTGACAAAATGAGCAAAAACCCCATGCCTGCTCATTTGGAAGCGTTGAAGAAGAGGCCGGCCGTCGAACCCCAGGCCGGTAGCCTGCTCTGCAGAACAGAGGGGGGCATCCCTCCTCTTCCTCGCCCAGACGCCCCCGCCGCCCGGAGCGCCGGGGCCGTGAAGCTGGAGGTGGCAGCGGACAGCAGCGGCAAGCCAAGCGTGGACTGTCAGGACAAACCTTTAAATTTATCCCTCGGGCCGCTCCACAGCTGCCCGGCCATTTCTCTGAGCAAGAGTTTGATCCCTAGCATCACCTGCCCGTTCTGTACCTTCAAGACCTTCTACCCGGAAGTTTTAATGATGCACCAGCGGCTGGAGCATAAGTACAACCCGGACGCTCACAAGAACTGCAGGGGCAAGTCTTGGCTTCGGAGCAGACGCACCGGCTGCCCGCCCGCCTTGCTGGGGAAGGACGTGCCGCCCCTGTCCAGCTTCCCCAAGCCCAAGCCCAAGCCCGCCTTCCCGGCCCAGCCCAAGACCCTGCTGCTGGAGAAGGGGAAGCCGGGCCCCCCAGGCCCGAGCAAAGCCCCGCTGACCTCAGGGACTGACTCGAGCACTTTAGCCCCCAGCAACCTGAAGTCGCACAGGCCGCCGTCCGGCGTCGGGGTGCAGGGGGCTCCGGCCGCCAGGCAGCAGCCAACAGAGATGTTTCCTAAAAGCGGAGTGTCTCCCGCCCTGGAGAAGACGAAGAGGCTGGAGGCGAAGTTCAAAGCCCCGGGAGTGTCCGTGTCCCAGCCGGCGCTGGGCAGCAGCGCCGTCAACGGCTCGGACTTCGCCGTGAAGCACGACGGCCCGTGGGCGGCCCCGGGAAGAGACTACTTCTGTGGCGGCCGCAGCGCGGGAGGCGCCGGCCCCGAGCTTGGAGAGCCGCTTCCCAAGCGGCCAAAAACCGGGCCGGCGGCCCTGGACGTGGAGCAGCCCGGACCTCACTACAGAAGGGGCCTCGACCTGCCCAAGTACCAGGCGGTCCGCGGGATCACGTCGCTGCTGCCCCAGGAGTACTCGTGCCCGCCGGCAGCCGTGCTGCCCCCCAGGCCGCGGTTCCTGGCCTCGGGGGAGATCGACTCTGCCAACGTGCTGACCGTGCACAAGCCCTACGGCGGCCCGGGACCGCTCTACACGTGCGCCCCCGCGGGGGCTGCGGCCGGCGCCGCGCTGGAAG GAAAAAGGCCTGTGTCGTATCAACACTTATCGAGCAGCATGCTGCAGAAGAGAAACTACGAGAGTTTTATTGGGAGTGCACATTATCGaccaaatgacaaaaaaacttGA